A genomic segment from Actinoplanes sichuanensis encodes:
- a CDS encoding aldehyde dehydrogenase family protein: MTGKREIRCPADGSLVTTVTDGSRDDTVAAIATARKAFDEGPWPRIPAIERGTLLFRVADLIDRDAAELARAEALDTGKRLVEAEYDMQDVAKAFRYYAGIAATDAGRVIETGRTDAISRITHEPIGVCGLITPWNYPLLQTSWKVAPALAAGNTFVLKPSELTPSTAIHLLRLLAEAGLPDGVANLVLGTGPEAGAPLAEHPDVDLVSFTGSLRTGRILMASAAATVKRVALELGGKNPNVIFADADFDTAVDFALTAVFLHSGQVCSAGARLVVEESIHDAFVDAVVERARRIRLGGPFDAEAETGPLISAQHLAKVEEYVAAGLAEGAVLRCGGRRPDDPALANGFYYLPTVLDGCRSGMTVVRDESFGPVLTVETFTDEDEAVRIANDTDFGLAGAVWTGDAGKAQRVAQRLRHGTVWINDYHPYVPQAEWGGFKQSGIGRELGPSGLDEYRETKHVWQNIDPQPQHWFRP, translated from the coding sequence ATGACCGGGAAACGGGAGATCCGCTGCCCGGCCGACGGCAGCCTGGTCACCACGGTGACCGACGGGTCGCGCGACGACACGGTCGCGGCGATCGCCACCGCCCGGAAGGCGTTCGACGAGGGCCCCTGGCCGCGGATCCCGGCGATCGAGCGGGGCACGCTGCTGTTCCGGGTGGCCGACCTGATCGACCGGGACGCCGCCGAGCTGGCCCGCGCCGAGGCCCTGGACACCGGTAAACGCCTGGTCGAGGCCGAGTACGACATGCAGGACGTGGCCAAGGCGTTCCGCTACTACGCGGGCATCGCCGCCACCGACGCCGGCCGGGTGATCGAGACCGGCCGGACCGACGCGATCAGCCGGATCACCCACGAGCCGATCGGCGTGTGCGGGCTGATCACCCCGTGGAACTATCCGCTGTTGCAGACGTCGTGGAAGGTCGCCCCGGCGCTGGCCGCGGGCAACACGTTCGTCCTCAAGCCGAGCGAGCTGACCCCGTCCACGGCGATCCACCTGCTCCGGCTGCTGGCCGAGGCCGGGCTGCCGGACGGGGTGGCCAACCTGGTGCTCGGCACCGGGCCGGAGGCGGGCGCGCCGCTGGCCGAGCACCCGGACGTGGACCTGGTGTCGTTCACCGGCAGCCTGCGGACCGGGCGGATCCTGATGGCGTCGGCCGCCGCCACGGTCAAGCGGGTGGCCCTCGAACTGGGCGGCAAGAACCCGAACGTGATCTTCGCCGACGCCGACTTCGACACCGCCGTCGACTTCGCGCTGACCGCGGTGTTCCTGCACTCCGGGCAGGTCTGCTCGGCCGGCGCGCGGCTGGTCGTGGAGGAGTCGATCCACGACGCGTTCGTGGACGCGGTGGTCGAGCGGGCACGGCGGATCCGGCTGGGCGGACCGTTCGACGCGGAAGCCGAGACCGGACCGCTGATCTCGGCGCAGCACCTGGCCAAGGTCGAGGAGTACGTGGCCGCCGGTCTCGCCGAGGGTGCGGTACTGCGCTGCGGCGGGCGGCGGCCGGACGACCCGGCCCTGGCGAACGGCTTCTACTACCTGCCGACGGTCCTGGACGGCTGCCGGTCCGGGATGACCGTGGTCCGCGACGAGTCGTTCGGGCCGGTGCTGACCGTGGAGACGTTCACCGACGAGGACGAGGCGGTCCGGATCGCCAACGACACCGACTTCGGGCTGGCCGGGGCGGTGTGGACCGGTGACGCCGGTAAGGCGCAGCGGGTCGCGCAGCGGCTGCGGCACGGCACCGTCTGGATCAACGACTACCACCCGTACGTCCCGCAGGCCGAGTGGGGCGGCTTCAAACAGTCCGGCATCGGCCGTGAGCTGGGCCCGTCCGGGCTCGACGAGTACCGCGAGACCAAGCACGTCTGGCAGAACATCGACCCGCAGCCGCAGCACTGGTTCCGCCCCTAA
- the betA gene encoding choline dehydrogenase — protein MTKYDFVIVGGGSAGSALAARLSADPLNKVLVLEAGRPDYPWDVFIHMPAALTFPIGSRFYDWKYESEPEPHMNDRRIYHARGKVLGGSSSINGMIFQRGNPLDYERWAADPGMSDWDYAHCLPYFNRMENCLAADPDDPYRGHDGPLVLERGPGTNPLFQAMLKASEQAGYPPTTDVNGERQEGFALFDRNIRRGRRLSAAGAYLHPAMKRPNLTVRTRAHVSRVLFDGNRATGVEYTTRRGGAPHRVYASEVILCGGAINTPQLLQLSGIGDSAELSALGITPVHHLPGVGENLQDHLEVYIQYASTQPVSMQPYLKWRHRPWIGAQWLFLRSGPAATNHFEAGGFVRSNDDVAYPNLMFHFLPIAVRYDGSSPAGGHGYQVHVGPMYSDARGSVKIRSRDPREHPALRFNYLSTDQDRREWVEAVRVARTILNQAALDEFNGGETSPGASVQTDEEILDWVRREGETALHPSCTARMGVDEMSVVDPGSMRVHGVDGLRVVDASVMPYVTNGNIYAPVMMVAEKAADLILGNTPLAPVEVPFFRQGSDR, from the coding sequence TCCGCCGACCCGCTGAACAAGGTGCTGGTGCTGGAGGCGGGCCGTCCCGACTACCCGTGGGACGTGTTCATCCACATGCCGGCCGCGCTGACCTTCCCGATCGGCAGCCGCTTCTACGACTGGAAGTACGAGTCCGAACCCGAGCCGCACATGAACGACAGGCGGATCTACCACGCCCGCGGCAAGGTGCTCGGCGGTTCCAGCAGCATCAACGGGATGATCTTCCAGCGCGGGAACCCGCTCGACTACGAGCGTTGGGCCGCCGATCCGGGCATGTCCGACTGGGACTACGCGCACTGCCTGCCGTACTTCAACCGGATGGAGAACTGCCTGGCCGCCGACCCGGACGATCCGTACCGGGGGCACGACGGGCCGCTCGTGCTGGAACGTGGGCCGGGCACGAATCCGCTGTTCCAGGCCATGCTCAAGGCCAGTGAGCAGGCCGGTTATCCGCCCACCACGGACGTCAACGGAGAGCGTCAGGAGGGCTTCGCCCTCTTCGATCGCAACATCCGGCGGGGCCGGCGTCTCTCCGCGGCGGGCGCCTACCTGCACCCGGCGATGAAACGGCCCAATCTGACGGTACGGACCAGAGCACACGTCTCCCGCGTCCTTTTCGACGGGAACCGGGCGACCGGCGTCGAGTACACCACCAGGCGGGGTGGCGCGCCGCACCGCGTCTACGCGAGCGAGGTCATCCTCTGCGGCGGCGCGATCAACACCCCGCAGCTGCTCCAGCTGTCCGGCATCGGCGACAGCGCGGAACTGTCCGCCCTGGGCATCACCCCGGTGCACCACCTGCCGGGTGTCGGCGAGAACCTGCAGGACCACCTGGAGGTGTACATCCAGTACGCGTCGACGCAGCCGGTGTCGATGCAGCCGTACCTGAAGTGGCGGCACCGGCCGTGGATCGGCGCGCAGTGGCTCTTCCTGCGCAGCGGCCCGGCCGCCACCAACCACTTCGAGGCGGGCGGCTTCGTCCGCAGCAACGACGACGTCGCGTACCCGAACCTGATGTTCCACTTCCTGCCGATCGCGGTCCGCTACGACGGGTCGTCCCCGGCCGGCGGGCACGGCTACCAGGTGCACGTCGGCCCGATGTACTCCGACGCCCGGGGCAGCGTGAAGATCAGGAGCCGGGATCCGCGGGAGCACCCGGCGCTGCGCTTCAACTACCTCTCCACCGATCAGGACCGCCGGGAGTGGGTGGAGGCGGTCCGGGTGGCCCGCACCATCCTCAACCAGGCCGCGCTCGACGAGTTCAACGGCGGCGAGACGTCACCGGGTGCGTCGGTACAGACCGACGAGGAGATCCTCGACTGGGTGCGCCGCGAGGGTGAGACCGCGCTGCACCCGTCGTGCACGGCCCGGATGGGCGTGGACGAGATGTCGGTGGTCGACCCGGGCAGCATGCGGGTGCACGGTGTCGACGGGCTCCGGGTCGTCGACGCCTCGGTGATGCCGTACGTGACCAACGGCAACATCTACGCCCCGGTGATGATGGTCGCCGAGAAGGCCGCCGACCTGATCCTCGGCAACACCCCGCTCGCGCCGGTCGAGGTGCCGTTCTTCCGGCAGGGCAGCGACCGATGA
- a CDS encoding ABC transporter permease subunit: MAATTVPLQRTWRRPGKPVLVAGVLLAWVLIWLPTRGLHTLGLSPADLTPLHHWLNDVNDTVGANRNSSPIFLYFFNEIRAAVDSLVTLLQDLIAQPSYGRPVPVLGWLGVVAVVAYLSWVFAGWKPALLAAAGFVFFGLQGLWEESMDTLALTLGAVLISLLIGIPLGIWAGLSDRFHRLVTPALDFMQTMPTFVYLAPLTLFFLIGPASATIATLIYAVPPAIRLTAHGIRSVPRSAVEATESLGATGRQKLTGVLLPLAKRTIILGVNQTIMAALSMVTIAALIDAPGLGKTVVKALQTLDVGTAFNAGLAIVVMAVVLDRVTTAAGNRVRTTGRVQRFRKPLLVVFGVVAAVCAYLSHTYFWAAEFPDDFAIGSTLSKGADSVALWAQEDLSTTTEAIKNAITYALLNPLEALLVESPWWLVGAVAVLLAALLGNLRAVIVTAVCVAVLIGTGLWQDSMTTLAMTIVATAMVMILGVVVGVWMGRNRLADRVIRPVLDAGQTMPAFVYLVPFLALFSATRFTAIVAAVVFAAPVAIKIVADGVRGIPATTAEAATAAGSSTWQMITKVQLPMARPSLTLAANQGLIYVLSMVVVGGLVGAGALGYDVVAGFSQGQLYGKGLAAGAAIVVLGIMLDRIARASSPSKGSNQP; encoded by the coding sequence ATGGCCGCCACGACCGTTCCCCTGCAGCGGACCTGGCGGCGGCCCGGCAAACCGGTGCTGGTGGCCGGGGTCCTGCTGGCCTGGGTGCTGATCTGGCTGCCGACCCGGGGCCTGCACACCCTCGGCCTCTCCCCGGCCGACCTGACCCCCCTGCACCACTGGCTCAACGACGTGAACGACACGGTCGGCGCGAACCGGAACAGCAGCCCGATCTTCCTGTACTTCTTCAACGAGATCCGGGCCGCCGTCGACAGCCTGGTCACGCTCCTGCAGGACCTGATCGCCCAGCCGTCCTACGGGCGGCCGGTACCGGTGCTCGGCTGGCTCGGGGTGGTGGCCGTCGTCGCGTACCTCTCCTGGGTCTTCGCCGGGTGGAAACCGGCCCTGCTGGCCGCCGCCGGTTTCGTCTTCTTCGGGTTGCAGGGCCTGTGGGAGGAGAGCATGGACACGCTCGCCCTCACCCTGGGCGCGGTGCTGATCTCGTTGCTCATCGGCATCCCGCTGGGGATCTGGGCCGGGCTGTCGGACCGCTTCCACCGCCTGGTGACACCGGCGCTGGACTTCATGCAGACCATGCCGACCTTCGTCTACCTGGCCCCGCTCACCCTGTTCTTCCTGATCGGGCCGGCGTCGGCGACGATCGCCACGCTGATCTACGCGGTGCCACCGGCGATCCGGCTGACCGCGCACGGCATCCGCTCGGTGCCGCGCTCGGCGGTCGAGGCGACCGAGTCGCTCGGCGCCACCGGTCGGCAGAAACTCACCGGGGTACTGCTGCCGCTCGCCAAGCGCACCATCATCCTGGGTGTCAACCAGACCATCATGGCGGCACTGTCGATGGTCACCATCGCCGCCCTGATCGACGCCCCGGGCCTGGGCAAGACCGTGGTGAAGGCGCTGCAGACCCTCGACGTGGGCACCGCGTTCAACGCCGGCCTGGCGATCGTGGTGATGGCCGTGGTGCTCGACCGGGTCACCACCGCGGCCGGGAACCGGGTCCGGACGACCGGCCGGGTGCAGCGGTTCCGCAAGCCGCTGCTGGTTGTGTTCGGCGTGGTCGCGGCGGTGTGCGCCTACCTGTCGCACACCTACTTCTGGGCAGCCGAGTTCCCGGACGACTTCGCGATCGGCAGTACCCTCTCCAAGGGCGCCGACTCGGTGGCTCTCTGGGCGCAGGAGGACCTGTCCACGACCACCGAGGCGATCAAGAACGCGATCACGTACGCCCTGCTCAACCCGCTCGAAGCCCTGCTCGTCGAGTCGCCGTGGTGGCTGGTCGGGGCGGTCGCCGTGCTGCTGGCCGCGCTGCTCGGCAACCTGCGGGCGGTGATCGTCACGGCGGTGTGCGTGGCCGTGCTGATCGGCACCGGGCTGTGGCAGGACAGCATGACCACCCTCGCCATGACGATCGTCGCCACCGCGATGGTGATGATCCTGGGCGTGGTCGTGGGGGTCTGGATGGGCCGCAACCGGCTCGCCGACCGGGTCATCCGCCCGGTCCTGGACGCCGGCCAGACCATGCCGGCGTTCGTCTACCTGGTGCCGTTCCTGGCGCTGTTCTCGGCCACCCGGTTCACCGCGATCGTGGCCGCGGTGGTGTTCGCCGCGCCGGTCGCCATCAAGATCGTCGCGGACGGGGTGCGCGGCATCCCGGCCACCACGGCCGAGGCCGCGACCGCCGCCGGGTCCAGCACCTGGCAGATGATCACCAAGGTGCAACTCCCCATGGCCCGGCCGTCGCTCACCCTCGCGGCGAACCAGGGCCTCATCTATGTCCTGTCCATGGTCGTGGTCGGCGGCCTGGTCGGAGCCGGTGCGCTCGGGTACGACGTGGTCGCCGGTTTCTCCCAGGGACAGCTCTACGGCAAGGGCCTCGCGGCCGGCGCCGCCATCGTGGTGCTCGGGATCATGCTCGACCGGATCGCCCGAGCCTCTTCCCCCTCGAAAGGTAGTAACCAACCATGA
- a CDS encoding sarcosine oxidase subunit beta family protein, with translation MAGPVGTRPAPGGDLPEHPDRLWRNPEPKASYDVIVVGGGGHGLATAYYLAKNHGITNVAVLERGWLAGGNMARNTTIIRSNYLWDESAGIYEHSLKLWESLEQELDYPILFSQRGVLNLAHSLQDVRDSVRRVHANRLNGVDAEWLTPAQVREVCPIVNISPDVRYPVHGATYQPRAGIAKHDYVAWGYARAADALGVDLIQHCEVQGLQISNGRVTGVHTDLGTIGAGKVALSAAGHTSVVAAGAGIDLPLQSHPLQALVSELLEPVHPTVVMSNAVHVYVSQAHKGELVMGAGIDTWNGYGQRGAFHIIERQMSAALELFPVFARAHVLRTWGGIVDVTPDASPIVGLAPVENLYLNCGWGTGGFKATPGVGWCYAHTVAHGEPHPLNAPFSLERFVTGALVDEHGAAAVAH, from the coding sequence GTGGCTGGCCCAGTAGGGACCCGCCCCGCCCCGGGCGGCGACCTGCCGGAGCACCCCGACCGGTTGTGGCGCAACCCGGAGCCCAAAGCCTCCTACGACGTCATCGTCGTAGGAGGCGGCGGGCACGGCCTGGCCACCGCCTACTACCTGGCGAAGAACCACGGCATCACCAACGTGGCGGTGCTGGAGCGCGGCTGGCTGGCCGGCGGCAACATGGCCCGCAACACCACGATCATCCGGTCCAACTACCTGTGGGACGAGAGCGCCGGCATCTACGAGCACTCCCTGAAGCTGTGGGAGAGCCTGGAGCAGGAACTCGACTACCCGATCCTGTTCAGCCAGCGGGGTGTGCTCAACCTGGCGCACAGCCTGCAGGACGTGCGGGACAGCGTGCGGCGGGTGCACGCCAACCGGCTCAACGGGGTGGACGCCGAGTGGCTCACCCCGGCGCAGGTGCGAGAAGTCTGCCCGATCGTCAACATCTCCCCGGACGTGCGCTACCCGGTGCACGGTGCGACCTACCAGCCGCGCGCGGGCATCGCCAAGCACGACTACGTGGCGTGGGGTTACGCCCGCGCGGCGGACGCGCTCGGGGTGGATCTGATCCAGCACTGCGAGGTGCAGGGACTGCAGATCAGCAACGGGCGGGTCACCGGCGTGCACACCGACCTGGGCACCATCGGCGCCGGGAAGGTGGCGCTGAGCGCGGCCGGGCACACCTCGGTGGTGGCCGCCGGCGCCGGGATCGACCTGCCGCTGCAGAGCCATCCGCTGCAGGCGCTCGTCTCCGAACTGCTGGAGCCGGTGCACCCGACGGTGGTGATGTCGAACGCCGTGCACGTCTACGTCAGCCAGGCGCACAAGGGCGAGCTGGTGATGGGCGCCGGCATCGACACGTGGAACGGGTACGGCCAGCGCGGCGCGTTCCACATCATCGAGCGGCAGATGTCCGCGGCGCTGGAACTGTTCCCGGTGTTCGCGCGGGCGCACGTGCTACGGACCTGGGGCGGCATCGTCGACGTCACCCCGGACGCGTCCCCGATCGTCGGCCTCGCACCGGTGGAGAACCTCTACCTGAACTGCGGGTGGGGCACCGGCGGGTTCAAGGCGACCCCCGGTGTGGGCTGGTGTTACGCGCACACCGTGGCACACGGCGAGCCCCACCCGCTGAACGCCCCGTTCAGCCTCGAGCGCTTCGTCACCGGCGCTCTCGTCGACGAGCACGGCGCCGCCGCGGTCGCCCACTGA
- a CDS encoding sarcosine oxidase subunit delta, with protein sequence MMLIPCPWCGPRDESEFHYGGQAGVAYPADPAALSDEEWAKYLFFRDNPKGPFRERWSHSAGCRRWFSLVRDTVTNEVLS encoded by the coding sequence ATGATGCTCATCCCCTGCCCCTGGTGCGGGCCCCGCGACGAGTCCGAGTTCCACTACGGCGGACAGGCCGGTGTCGCCTATCCGGCCGACCCGGCGGCCCTGTCCGACGAGGAGTGGGCGAAGTACCTGTTCTTCCGGGACAACCCGAAGGGCCCGTTCCGGGAGCGGTGGAGCCACAGCGCCGGGTGCCGCCGCTGGTTCAGTCTGGTCCGCGACACGGTCACGAACGAGGTGCTGTCATGA
- a CDS encoding quaternary amine ABC transporter ATP-binding protein, whose amino-acid sequence MTTETVISVRDLWKVFGHKAEQVPRSEELKALSRRELIEKTGCTAAVREVSFDVAPGEVFVVMGLSGSGKSTLVRCLTRLVEPTAGQVVFEGEDILGAGRRRLRDLRRHKFSMVFQNFGLLPYRQVIDNVAYGLEIRGTSKAERLRRAREVIDLVGLEGYEHSFPDQLSGGMQQRVGLARALAVDPDVLYFDEPFSALDPLIRRDMQNEVIRLHREVGKTMVFITHDLSEALRLGDRILIMRDGRQVQCGTGDELVGAPADDYVRDFVRDVPRASVLTLRWVMRQPRPDDVLDGPELGPDVVVRDAVRTVLAADRPVKVVKDGTLLGVVTAEEILTVVTDVEAVA is encoded by the coding sequence ATGACCACCGAGACCGTCATCTCGGTCCGGGACCTGTGGAAGGTGTTCGGGCACAAGGCGGAGCAGGTGCCCCGCTCGGAAGAGCTGAAGGCGCTGTCCCGGCGTGAGCTGATCGAGAAGACCGGCTGCACGGCCGCGGTCCGGGAGGTGTCGTTCGACGTCGCGCCGGGCGAGGTCTTCGTGGTGATGGGCCTGTCCGGGTCCGGCAAGTCCACCCTGGTCCGCTGTCTCACCCGACTGGTCGAGCCGACCGCCGGGCAGGTGGTGTTCGAGGGTGAGGACATCCTCGGCGCCGGTCGGCGGCGGCTGCGCGATCTGCGCCGGCACAAGTTCTCGATGGTGTTCCAGAATTTCGGGCTGCTGCCGTACCGGCAGGTCATCGACAACGTGGCGTACGGCCTGGAGATCCGTGGCACGTCGAAGGCCGAGCGGCTGCGCCGGGCCCGCGAGGTGATCGACCTGGTCGGCCTGGAGGGCTACGAGCACAGCTTCCCCGACCAGCTCTCCGGCGGCATGCAGCAGCGGGTCGGCCTGGCCCGGGCGCTGGCCGTCGACCCGGACGTCCTCTACTTCGACGAGCCGTTCTCCGCGCTCGACCCGCTGATCCGGCGGGACATGCAGAACGAGGTCATCCGCCTGCACCGCGAGGTCGGCAAGACGATGGTCTTCATCACCCACGACCTGTCCGAGGCGCTGCGGCTCGGCGACCGGATCCTGATCATGCGGGACGGCCGGCAGGTCCAGTGCGGCACCGGGGACGAGCTGGTCGGCGCCCCGGCCGACGACTACGTGCGCGACTTCGTCCGGGACGTGCCGCGCGCGTCGGTGCTGACCCTGCGCTGGGTGATGCGGCAGCCCCGCCCGGACGACGTGCTGGACGGCCCTGAGCTGGGCCCCGACGTGGTGGTGCGGGACGCGGTCCGGACCGTGCTGGCCGCCGACCGGCCGGTCAAGGTGGTCAAGGACGGGACGCTGCTCGGGGTCGTCACCGCCGAGGAGATCCTCACCGTCGTGACCGACGTGGAAGCCGTCGCCTGA
- a CDS encoding ABC transporter substrate-binding protein yields MKLLRLTATATLTALALTACGGEKIGDTPAAGASSGAAACGTFNLAVNPWVGYEANAAVIAYVAEKNLGCKVTKKDLKEEIAWQGFGTGEVDAIVENWGHDDLKKKYIDEQKTAVAAGETGNKGVIGWYVAPWMAAQYPDITDWNNLNKYAAQFKTSESGDKGQLLDGDPSFVTNDEALVKNLKLNYKVVYAGSEAALITAFRQSEAKKTPLIGYFYEPQWFLSELKLVKINLPKYETGCDADAAKVACDYPEYVLDKIVSKKFADAGGPAYQLVKKFTWTNDDQNLVAKYISEDKLSADDAAKKWVEANPDKVKAWLAQ; encoded by the coding sequence ATGAAGCTATTGCGCCTCACGGCGACCGCGACGCTCACGGCGCTGGCGCTCACCGCCTGCGGTGGCGAGAAGATCGGTGATACCCCGGCGGCCGGCGCCTCCTCCGGAGCGGCGGCGTGCGGCACCTTCAACCTGGCGGTCAACCCGTGGGTCGGGTACGAGGCGAACGCCGCCGTCATCGCGTACGTCGCCGAGAAGAACCTGGGCTGCAAGGTCACCAAGAAGGACCTCAAGGAGGAGATCGCCTGGCAGGGCTTCGGCACCGGCGAGGTGGACGCGATCGTGGAGAACTGGGGCCACGACGACCTCAAGAAGAAGTACATCGACGAGCAGAAGACCGCGGTCGCGGCCGGCGAGACCGGGAACAAGGGCGTCATCGGCTGGTACGTCGCGCCGTGGATGGCCGCCCAGTACCCGGACATCACCGACTGGAACAACCTGAACAAGTACGCGGCGCAGTTCAAGACCTCCGAGTCCGGTGACAAGGGTCAGCTGCTCGACGGTGACCCGTCGTTCGTCACCAACGACGAGGCTCTGGTGAAGAACCTGAAGCTGAACTACAAGGTGGTGTACGCCGGCAGCGAGGCGGCCCTGATCACCGCGTTCCGCCAGTCCGAGGCCAAGAAGACGCCGCTGATCGGCTACTTCTACGAGCCGCAGTGGTTCCTGTCCGAGCTGAAGCTGGTCAAGATCAACCTGCCGAAGTACGAGACCGGCTGTGACGCGGACGCCGCGAAGGTCGCCTGCGACTACCCGGAGTACGTGCTCGACAAGATCGTCAGCAAGAAGTTCGCCGACGCCGGCGGCCCGGCCTACCAGCTGGTCAAGAAGTTCACCTGGACCAACGACGACCAGAACCTGGTCGCCAAGTACATCTCCGAGGACAAGCTGTCCGCCGATGACGCCGCCAAGAAGTGGGTCGAGGCCAACCCGGACAAGGTGAAGGCGTGGCTGGCCCAGTAG